A portion of the Pseudoalteromonas galatheae genome contains these proteins:
- a CDS encoding tyrosine-type recombinase/integrase — MAITFEIRTTEIKPFTYRTPLITPDENGELSIKYSRQQQKHIKKVVLLNLVGRNAKGDIVSYEPLKQVNRFLLAHHLDDNRQESEQYSKGLVHYFSFLIELQRLWDSEYDQELYNEQIDLPRPSWDTFPIRKSDKATYQYREALIKAVLEPIRPNQAIARTTATAYMSAVVKFYSFHIRNGYKFNNPPFEHEVVSIQFQGDSASIGAYLTKDVHTTDLRLNLGKSRRNEGGSLSSSRRNLNPLTNKEWQVVEDILTNTRRVIKNVAGETTTSSLSIEYCLFFLVARYTGLRKEEVASLHKGQVVKPDERKKAMRFGVGSQYGSLTKTSGAGNKPRQTIIPKRIMQLLYEYTRSGRYKKRISKFKEHCKIKRQKGELGYFYGDDGVDESKEYLFISQTGVPFFTKLSEANARWNEIRTTANVSSGLDLTGTIHNLRATFAVSLFRLLLRNVTPDKALALVSECLGHGEESVTLMYLKIAQDEPSGDEIYEDILEFIGVFEETDTSVTENQ; from the coding sequence ATGGCAATCACATTCGAGATCAGAACAACAGAAATAAAACCATTTACGTATAGAACCCCTCTAATAACACCTGATGAAAATGGTGAGCTTTCAATTAAATACTCCCGACAACAGCAAAAGCATATTAAAAAAGTTGTTTTGTTGAATTTGGTTGGAAGAAACGCCAAAGGCGATATCGTCTCTTACGAACCACTAAAACAAGTTAATCGCTTTTTATTAGCACACCATCTGGATGATAATAGACAGGAATCTGAACAATACAGTAAAGGCTTAGTTCACTACTTTTCATTCTTAATAGAGTTACAAAGATTATGGGACTCTGAATACGACCAAGAGCTTTACAACGAACAGATTGACTTGCCTAGACCGAGCTGGGATACATTCCCGATTAGAAAAAGCGATAAAGCTACATACCAGTACCGAGAAGCTCTAATAAAGGCTGTACTTGAGCCAATTAGACCTAATCAGGCAATAGCCCGAACTACAGCAACTGCATACATGAGTGCAGTGGTGAAGTTTTATTCTTTCCATATCAGAAATGGTTACAAATTTAACAACCCTCCTTTTGAACACGAGGTTGTTTCAATACAATTTCAAGGGGATAGTGCAAGCATCGGCGCCTACCTAACTAAAGATGTACACACAACAGATTTACGACTGAATTTAGGAAAGTCTAGACGCAACGAGGGCGGCTCGCTATCTTCAAGCCGCAGAAATCTGAACCCCTTAACAAATAAAGAATGGCAGGTCGTAGAAGACATTCTCACTAATACACGTAGAGTAATCAAAAACGTGGCGGGTGAAACGACTACATCCAGCTTATCTATTGAATACTGTTTGTTCTTTCTTGTTGCACGATATACAGGACTAAGAAAAGAAGAAGTGGCAAGCCTTCACAAAGGCCAAGTAGTAAAACCTGACGAACGCAAAAAAGCAATGAGGTTTGGTGTAGGCAGTCAATACGGCTCATTAACTAAAACTTCTGGAGCAGGTAATAAACCTAGGCAAACAATTATCCCGAAACGCATCATGCAGCTTTTGTACGAATACACAAGAAGCGGTAGATATAAAAAGCGCATCTCTAAATTCAAAGAGCATTGTAAAATTAAGCGTCAAAAAGGCGAGTTAGGATATTTTTACGGGGATGATGGAGTCGATGAGTCAAAAGAGTATTTATTTATTAGCCAGACCGGAGTGCCATTTTTTACCAAATTATCCGAAGCAAATGCTAGATGGAATGAAATAAGAACCACGGCTAATGTATCGTCTGGACTTGACCTAACAGGAACTATACATAACCTTCGAGCTACATTTGCTGTTTCACTTTTTAGACTCCTTTTGAGGAATGTGACTCCTGACAAAGCACTCGCTTTAGTTTCTGAGTGCCTCGGGCACGGAGAAGAATCAGTAACTTTAATGTACCTTAAGATCGCTCAAGACGAACCATCAGGTGATGAAATTTATGAAGACATCCTAGAGTTCATAGGTGTATTTGAAGAGACAGATACAAGCGTTACGGAGAATCAATAA